In the Agromyces flavus genome, CGACGGCCACGGGCCCCTCGCCGCCCGCGATGCGCTCGACGGCCTCGTCGTACTCATCGCGGGAGCCGATCACGTGGAACTCGTCAGCCACGTCTCCTCCTCCGTCGCGGAAGGGCCGTCACCCCCTCGGACGATGGAGGCAGCCCTGCCAGCATGCACAGCAACTCACTCCACCCTTCCACATGCGGGCCCGCCGCCTCATCGAGCGGGGTCCACGAGGCCCGGAGTTCGAGTTCGGCACCGTCGCCCTGGCGGGCGAGCTCGCCGAACCCGGTGGAGAGGATCTTCGTCACCGTGCCCGATGCCGCGACGTACTTGGCGCCACGAGCGTCGAGCGCGTCGACGAGCCACGACCACGCCACCTCGGCGAGGAACGGGTCGGTGCCGATGTCGGTCTCGAGCGGCGCCTGCGCGAAGCACACCACGCGGAACCGGCCGCCCCAGGACTCCGGTTCGGCGGGGTCGTAGAGCAGCACGAACCGCCCGGTGCCGAGCTCGGAGTCGTCGCCGTGGCGGCCCGTGCCGACATCGGCCGAGAGGGCGACGGCCCACGGGGCGAGCGAGGACGGCGCGGTGATCTCGGACACCCGCAGTTCCGGGCGCGGCGCGGCGCCCCGCAGCGACGCGAGCGCCGCGGCGAACTCCGGGGGTGGCACCGCCGAGTCGGACACGTGTGCAGACTAGAGTCTGGATCAGGGGGGTCCGTGGCGGCGCGCCGCGACCTCGCGGCGAAGCAGCCGAGAGCCGGGAGGCAGGATGTCACGACTCGAGCGCACGGTGGGACCGGTCGCTGCAGTGCTGGGCGGCGTGGCGGTGCTCGGTGCCGCGGCCGTCGCCGCGACCGCCGCGACCGCCGTCGTGTTCGCGCGTCGGGTCGTCACCCCCGAACCCCAGCGCGAGGACGACCTGCGCATCGAGAGCGTCGATCTCGCCGCGGGCGAGCTCACCCTCACGTCGAACCCCGACACCCGCGTCCCGGGCCGGTACGGTCTCTGGTTCGAGCACGATTCGGGCCATGCCCGGCTCGGCGAGGTGGTCGACGACGACGGCCACCGGGTGCGCCGTCGGATCGAGGCCGTCGACTTCGGACGCCTGGACCGTGCGGGGCGAGGCCGGCTCAGCGGCTGGTACCACCTCGGTCCGTGGGAGGTCGGCGACCACTACGAGAACGTGGTCGTCG is a window encoding:
- a CDS encoding DUF3000 domain-containing protein; amino-acid sequence: MSDSAVPPPEFAAALASLRGAAPRPELRVSEITAPSSLAPWAVALSADVGTGRHGDDSELGTGRFVLLYDPAEPESWGGRFRVVCFAQAPLETDIGTDPFLAEVAWSWLVDALDARGAKYVAASGTVTKILSTGFGELARQGDGAELELRASWTPLDEAAGPHVEGWSELLCMLAGLPPSSEGVTALPRRRRRRG